A window of the Hordeum vulgare subsp. vulgare chromosome 5H, MorexV3_pseudomolecules_assembly, whole genome shotgun sequence genome harbors these coding sequences:
- the LOC123398566 gene encoding beta-1,3-galactosyltransferase pvg3-like, whose amino-acid sequence MKSQHRKLPTPTPSVSTAALLLLPLVLLAAVLMVVYPNEFALQSSLAGAGCPDGAGGISVASHHVVAQAAPDFRLLMGVLTLPSRYERRHLLRTVYALQQPNLKARVDVRFFFCRIESDEQRLLVALEAMRYGDVVELDCPENMDNGKTHSYFSSVPALFGDGAYDFVMKTDDDTFFRLPQLAESLSQAPREDLYYGCMVPCDYVRGWNEYMSGMGYVISWDLVEWIVAAADQIRNHTVGPEDRTLYSWFSRAGKAKNRVDVKPAMYDFPQRGAPCAHELVPDTIAVHRLKNNLRWSTTLRYFNFTASLEPSKFYRIV is encoded by the coding sequence ATGAAATCGCAGCACAGGAAGCTCCCCACTCCGACGCCATCCGTCTCGACGGCGGCGCTCCTCCTGCTCCCCCTCGTGCTCCTCGCCGCCGTGCTCATGGTCGTGTACCCCAACGAGTTCGCCCTTCAATCGTCGCTGGCCGGCGCCGGCTGCCCCGACGGCGCCGGCGGCATCAGCGTCGCGTCGCACCACGTGGTCGCGCAGGCGGCTCCGGACTTCCGGCTGCTCATGGGCGTACTGACCCTGCCGAGCCGGTACGAGCGGCGGCACCTGCTCCGCACGGTGTACGCGCTCCAGCAGCCGAACCTGAAGGCCCGCGTCGACGTCCGCTTCTTCTTCTGCCGGATCGAGTCGGACGAGCAGCGCCTGCTGGTGGCGCTGGAGGCGATGCGGTACGGCGACGTGGTGGAGTTGGACTGCCCGGAGAACATGGACAACGGCAAGACGCACTCCTACTTCTCCAGCGTCCCGGCGCTCTTCGGCGACGGGGCGTACGACTTCGTGATGAAGACCGACGACGACACCTTCTTCCGGCTGCCGCAGCTGGCGGAGTCGCTGAGCCAGGCGCCGAGGGAGGACCTCTACTACGGCTGCATGGTGCCGTGCGACTACGTGCGCGGGTGGAACGAGTACATGTCCGGCATGGGGTACGTCATCTCGTGGGACCTCGTGGAGTGGATCGTCGCGGCGGCGGATCAGATCAGGAACCACACGGTCGGGCCGGAGGACAGGACGCTCTACTCCTGGTTCAGCCGCGCCGGGAAGGCCAAGAACCGGGTGGACGTGAAGCCGGCCATGTACGACTTCCCGCAGAGGGGCGCCCCCTGCGCGCACGAGCTCGTGCCGGACACCATCGCCGTGCACCGGCTCAAGAACAACTTGAGGTGGTCCACCACGCTCAGGTACTTCAACTTCACCGCCAGCCTCGAGCCCTCCAAGTTCTATCGCATCGTTTGA